Proteins encoded within one genomic window of Odocoileus virginianus isolate 20LAN1187 ecotype Illinois chromosome 2, Ovbor_1.2, whole genome shotgun sequence:
- the XPO1 gene encoding exportin-1, whose translation MPAIMTMLADHAARQLLDFSQKLDINLLDNVVNCLYHGEGAQQRMAQEVLTHLKEHPDAWTRVDTILEFSQNMNTKYYGLQILENVIKTRWKILPRNQCEGIKKYVVGLIIKTSSDPTCVEKEKVYIGKLNMILVQILKQEWPKHWPTFISDIVGASRTSESLCQNNMVILKLLSEEVFDFSSGQITQVKAKHLKDSMCNEFSQIFQLCQFVMENSQNAPLVHATLETLLRFLNWIPLGYIFETKLISTLIYKFLNVPMFRNVSLKCLTEIAGVSVSQYEEQFVTLFTLTMMQLKQMLPLNTNIRLAYSNGKDDEQNFIQNLSLFLCTFLKEHGQLIEKRLNLRETLMEALHYMLLVSEVEETEIFKICLEYWNHLAAELYRESPFSTSASPLLSGSQHFDVPPRRQLYLPVLSKVRLLMVSRMAKPEEVLVVENDQGEVVREFMKDTDSINLYKNMRETLVYLTHLDYVDTERIMTEKLHNQVNGTEWSWKNLNTLCWAIGSISGAMHEEDEKRFLVTVIKDLLGLCEQKRGKDNKAIIASNIMYIVGQYPRFLRAHWKFLKTVVNKLFEFMHETHDGVQDMACDTFIKIAQKCRRHFVQVQVGEVMPFIDEILNNINTIICDLQPQQVHTFYEAVGYMIGAQTDQTVQEHLIEKYMLLPNQVWDSIIQQATKNVDILKDPETVKQLGSILKTNVRACKAVGHPFVIQLGRIYLDMLNVYKCLSENISAAIQANGEMVTKQPLIRSMRTVKRETLKLISGWVSRSNDPQMVAENFVPPLLDAVLIDYQRNVPAAREPEVLSTMAIIVNKLGGHITAEIPQIFDAVFECTLNMINKDFEEYPEHRTNFFLLLQAVNSHCFPAFLAIPPAQFKLVLDSIIWAFKHTMRNVADTGLQILFTLLQNVAQEEAAAQSFYQTYFCDILQHIFSVVTDTSHTAGLTMHASILAYMFNLVEEGKISTPLNPGNPVNNQMFIQEYVANLLKSAFPHLQDAQVKLFVTGLFSLNQDIPAFKEHLRDFLVQIKEFAGEDTSDLFLEERETALRQAQEEKHKLQMSVPGILNPHEIPEEMCD comes from the exons ggattaaaaaatatgttgtgGGCCTCATTATCAAGACATCATCTGACCCAACTTGTGTAGAG aaagaaaaagtatatatcGGGAAGTTAAATATGATTCTTGTCCAG atacTTAAACAGGAGTGGCCAAAACACTGGCCAACTTTTATCAGTGACATTGTTGGAGCAAGTCGGACCAGTGAAAGTCTCTGTCAGAATAATATGGTGATTCTGAAACTCTTGAGTGAAGAAGTATTTGATTTTTCTAGTGGACAGATAACCCAAGTGAAAGCTAAGCATTTAAAAGACAG caTGTGCAACGAATTTTCACAAATTTTTCAGCTTTGTCAGTTTGTGATG GAAAATTCCCAAAATGCTCCACTTGTACATGCAACTTTAGAAACGTTGCTCAGATTTCTTAACTGGATTCCGCTTGGATATATTTTTGAGACCAAGTTAATCAGCACCTTAATTTATAAG TTCCTGAATGTTCCAATGTTTCGAAATGTCTCTCTGAAGTGCCTCACTGAGATTGCTGGCGTGAGTGTAAGCCAGTATGAGGAGCAATTTGTAACGCTATTTACACTGACAATGATGCAGCTAAAACAG ATGCTTCCTCTAAATACTAATATTCGACTTGCATACTCAAATGGAAAGGATGATGAACAGAACTTTATTCAAAATCTCAGTTTGTTTCTCTGCACCTTTCTTAAAGAACATGGTCAACTTATAGAGAAAAGATTAAATCTCAGGGAAACACTCATGGAG GCCCTTCATTATATGTTGTTGGTATCTGAAGTAGAGGAAACTGAAATCTTTAAGATTTGTCTTGAGTACTGGAATCACCTGGCAGCTGAACTCTATAGAGAGAGCCCGTTCTCAACGTCTGCCTCTCCATTGCTATCTGGAAGTCAGCATTTTGATGTTCCTCCTAGGAGACAGCTATATTTGCCTGTATTGTCCAAG GTCCGTTTATTAATGGTTAGTAGAATGGCTAAACCAGAGGAAGTATTAGTTGTAGAAAATGATCAGGGAGAAGTTGTAAGAGAATTCATGAAGGATACAGATTCCATAAATTTGTATAAGAATATGAGAGAAACATTAG TTTATCTTACTCATCTGGATTATGTAGATACGGAAAGAATAATGACCGAGAAGCTTCACAATCAGGTGAATGGTACGGAGTGGTCATGGAAGAATTTGAATACATTGTGTTGGGCAATAGGCTCCATTAGTGGAGCAATGCATGAAGAGGATGAAAAGCGATTTCTTGTTACTGTTATAAAG GATCTATTAGGATTATGTGAACAGAAAAGAGGCAAAGATAATAAAGCTATTATTGCATCAAATATCATGTACATAGTAGGTCAATATCCACGATTTTTAAGAGCTCACTGGAAATTTTTGAAGACAGTAGTTAACAAACTCTTCGAATTCATGCATG agACCCACGATGGAGTCCAGGACATGGCTTGTGATACTTTCATTAAAATAGCGCAAAAGTGCCGCAGGCATTTCGTTCAGGTTCAGGTTGGAGAAGTAATGCCATTTATTGATGAGATTTTGAACAACATTAACACTATAATTTGTGATCTTCAGCCTCAACAG GTCCATACATTTTACGAAGCTGTGGGGTACATGATTGGTGCACAAACAGACCAAACAGTACAAGAACatttgatagaaaaatatatgctACTTCCTAATCAGGTTTGGGACAGCATAATCCAGCAAGCAACCAAA AATGTGGATATACTTAAAGATCCTGAAACAGTCAAGCAGCTTGGTAGCATACTGAAAACAAATGTGAGAGCTTGCAAAGCAGTTGGACATCCATTTGTGATTCAGCTTGGGAGAATTTATTTAGATATGCTTAATGTATACAAGTGCCTCAGTGAAAATATTTCTGCAGCTATTCAAGCTAATG GTGAGATGGTTACAAAGCAACCATTGATTAGAAGTATGCGAACAGtaaaaagagaaactttaaaGTTAATATCTGGTTGGGTGAGCCGGTCTAATGATCCACAGATG gTAGCTGAAAATTTTGTTCCTCCTTTGTTGGATGCAGTTCTCATTGATTACCAGAGAAATGTCCCAGCTGCTAGAGAGCCAGAAGTACTTAGTACTATGGCTATTATTGTCAACAAGTTAGGAGGACATATAACAGCTGAAATACCTCAAATATTTGATGCTGTTTTTGAGTGCACATTGAATATGATAAATAAG GACTTTGAAGAATATCCTGAACACAGAACGAACTTTTTCTTACTACTTCAGGCTGTCAATTCTCATTGTTTCCCAGCGTTCCTGGCTATTCCACCTGCACAGTTTAAACTTGTTTTGGATTCTATTATTTGGGCTTTCAAACATACCATGAGGAATGTAGCAGATACAg GCTTACAGATACTTTTTACATTGTTACAAAATGTTGCACAAGAAGAAGCTGCGGCTCAGAGTTTTTATCAGACTTATTTTTGTGATATTCTTCAGCATATCTTCTCTGTTGTGACAGACACCTCACATACTGCTG GTTTAACAATGCATGCATCTATCCTTGCATATATGTTTAATTTggttgaagaaggaaaaataagtacACCATTAAATCCTGGAAATCCAGTTAACAACCAAATGTTTATTCAGGAATATGTGGCTAATCTTCTTAAGTCCGCATTCCCTCATCTACAAGA CGCTCAAGTAAAGCTCTTTGTGACAGGACTTTTCAGCTTAAATCAGGATATTCCTGCATTCAAGGAACATCTTCGGGATTTCCTGGTACAGATAAAG GAGTTTGCAGGTGAAGATACATCAGATCTCTTTTTGGAAGAACGAGAAACAGCCCTTCGACAGGCTCAGGAAGAGAAACACAAACTTCAGATGTCTGTCCCAGGCATCCTCAATCCACATGAGATTCCAGAAGAAATGTGTGATTAA